A single genomic interval of Helianthus annuus cultivar XRQ/B chromosome 13, HanXRQr2.0-SUNRISE, whole genome shotgun sequence harbors:
- the LOC110897895 gene encoding uncharacterized protein LOC110897895: protein MDDAFTIQISSDLVKQLANDTDKAKKKTRKPKPKTPKPSQQNKIKPAIHDDSPSLKGVPSAAGWPPMYFPTPPPANAEVDAIRSVLQDSEKVFEKLEKKEDEMVVEVTQKAKELHDKEFKLPQPKPMPCSTDLTACLECYKENTKDPLKCSTLVKNFADCARTIRQQVSSSSQ, encoded by the coding sequence ATGGATGATGCATTCACAATTCAAATAAGCAGCGACTTAGTTAAGCAGCTAGCTAACGACACCGACAAAGCgaagaagaaaacaagaaaaccaaaaccaaaaacaCCAAAACCGTCCCAACAAAACAAAATTAAACCCGCCATCCATGACGACTCCCCATCCCTAAAAGGCGTCCCCTCTGCCGCCGGATGGCCGCCAATGTACTTCCCAACTCCACCACCTGCTAACGCCGAGGTGGACGCCATCCGCTCCGTCCTTCAAGACAGTGAAAAAGTTTTCGAAAAACTAGAAAAGAAAGAAGATGAAATGGTGGTTGAAGTAACACAAAAGGCGAAAGAACTTCATGATAAAGAGTTTAAGCTTCCACAACCGAAGCCTATGCCTTGCTCGACTGATTTGACCGCGTGTTTGGAATGCTACAAAGAAAACACGAAAGACCCGCTAAAATGCAGTACACTGGTCAAGAATTTTGCTGATTGTGCGCGCACCATAAGGCAGCAAGTCAGTTCGTCAAGTCAATAA